The following coding sequences lie in one Candidatus Methylomirabilis sp. genomic window:
- the purN gene encoding phosphoribosylglycinamide formyltransferase, with amino-acid sequence MKRQLRLGVLASGRGSNLQAIVNACEAGQINAVVAIVISDVAEAYALERGRRYGIEAAFIDSTRHRTRNDFDAAVLDLLRKRDVELVCLAGYMRLLSPSFVEAYKNRIMNIHPALLPAFPGLHVQRKALQYGLKFSGCTVHFVDEGVDTGPIIIQAVVPVLDNDTEEDLSARILAYEHRIYPRAIQLFAEGRLEIRGRRVLCHGTDTPQQQEKQAWGAINP; translated from the coding sequence ATGAAGCGGCAACTCAGACTTGGTGTGCTGGCTTCCGGTCGAGGAAGTAACCTACAAGCAATCGTCAACGCCTGTGAGGCCGGTCAGATCAATGCGGTTGTCGCTATCGTCATCAGTGACGTGGCAGAGGCTTACGCCCTCGAACGGGGTCGTCGATATGGAATCGAGGCAGCCTTTATCGACTCAACTCGGCACCGTACGAGGAATGACTTCGATGCAGCGGTTCTCGACCTGCTGCGGAAGCGCGATGTGGAGCTGGTGTGTCTGGCAGGCTACATGCGCCTGCTAAGCCCTTCCTTTGTTGAGGCCTATAAAAACAGAATCATGAATATTCACCCCGCGCTCCTCCCTGCCTTCCCTGGACTGCATGTTCAGCGCAAGGCGCTGCAGTACGGGCTGAAGTTTTCCGGCTGCACCGTCCACTTTGTGGACGAGGGGGTCGATACCGGTCCCATTATCATTCAAGCGGTGGTCCCGGTGCTGGACAATGACACCGAAGAGGACCTCTCAGCCAGGATCCTCGCGTACGAACACCGGATCTATCCGCGAGCGATCCAACTCTTCGCCGAAGGGCGGTTGGAGATTCGCGGTCGTCGGGTGCTCTGCCATGGAACCGATACCCCACAGCAACAGGAAAAGCAAGCCTGGGGAGCCATAAATCCATGA
- a CDS encoding Rrf2 family transcriptional regulator — protein sequence MRVSTKGDYATRAMQDLALHYEEGPIQIEEIARRQHLPARYLEQILLSLKRAGFVESKRGMSGGYYLAKPPREITIGAIIRAMEGPIVPIFCVESGPREICIEEPHCSLRDIWADVRDAVAQIVDRTTLEDLCQRFRTKQERQRVSYQI from the coding sequence ATGCGGGTATCAACAAAGGGCGACTACGCGACACGAGCCATGCAAGATTTGGCTCTCCATTACGAGGAGGGGCCGATTCAAATCGAGGAGATCGCCCGACGGCAACATCTGCCGGCTCGTTACCTGGAACAGATCCTGTTGAGTCTCAAACGAGCCGGGTTCGTGGAAAGCAAGCGGGGAATGAGTGGGGGCTATTACCTGGCAAAGCCTCCCAGAGAGATTACAATCGGGGCCATTATCAGGGCGATGGAGGGTCCAATCGTGCCGATCTTCTGTGTCGAGAGTGGGCCGCGCGAGATCTGCATCGAGGAGCCTCATTGCTCCCTGCGAGACATCTGGGCCGATGTGCGTGACGCCGTCGCACAGATCGTGGATCGGACTACACTCGAAGACCTCTGCCAACGGTTCCGGACGAAACAGGAGCGGCAGAGGGTCAGTTATCAGATCTGA